The Phaeobacter sp. A36a-5a genomic interval TCTGGCGTTGGCGCAGGAGATTGATTTCTCCATGTGGGGACTATTCGCGCGGGCGACCCTGACGGTCAAATTGGTGATGCTGATGCTGGTTGTCGCCTCCGTTTGGTCCTGGGCGATCATCCTGCAGAAACTGATCAACTATCGTCTGGCCCGTCGGGAGGCGGCGGAGTTCGACCGTGCCTTCTGGTCCGGTGAGCCGCTGGATGGTCTGTTTGACCAGATCGGCCCGCAGCCCAAGGGGCAGTCGCAGCGGATCTTTGCCGCCGGGATGACCGAATGGCGGCGCAGTCATCGCACCGACGGGGCGCTGATTGCGGGTGCGCAGGCACGGATCGAGCGGTCGATGGATGTGGCGATCGCCAAGGAAAGCGAACATGTGCAGAGTGGTCTGTCGATCCTGGCCACTGTTGGGTCCACCGCACCGTTTGTCGGGCTGTTCGGCACCGTCTGGGGCATCATGACCGCCTTTATCGAGATCGCAGAGCAGCAGAACACCAACCTCGCCGTTGTGGCGCCGGGCATTGCCGAGGCGCTGATGGCGACGGGTCTGGGGCTGCTGGCTGCGATTCCTGCGGTGATTTTCTACAACAAGCTGAGCGCGGACAGCGACCGGATCATCGGCAGCTACGAAGCCTTTGCCGATGAGTTTTCCACCATCCTCAGCCGCCAGCTGGATTCCTGATCCATGGGCGCCTCGGTTCAACCCAATGCCGCCAACGGGCGCCGCCGGGGACGGCGGCGCAGCCGTGCGCGGCCGATGGCGGAAATCAACGTCACGCCCTTTGTCGATGTGATGCTGGTGCTGCTGATCATCTTTATGGTGGCGGCCCCGCTGATGACGGTGGGCGTGCCGGTGGAGCTGCCAAAGACCGCCGCAGGCGCGCTGCCCGGCGATGAGGAAGAGCCGCTGACCGTGACCATGACCGCCGGCGGCGAGATCCAGATCCAGACAACTGCCGTGGCCCCGGATGAGCTGATCGCCAAACTGCGCGCCATCGCGGCAGAGCGGACCTCCGATCAGGTGTTTCTGCGTGCGGATGGGGCTATCCCCTATGAGGCGGTGATGCAGGTGATGGGGGCGCTGAATGCCGGTGGGTTTTCCAGCGTTGGTCTGGTGACCGATGTGGGTGGTCCAACCCTTGATGGGCGGGCTGTCGAAGACAGCGGGCAATAGGCGGGGCACGGGTGTGCAGACCGGAACCAAGATCTCTGTTGCAGGCCATGCGCTGCTGGCGGGCTGGGTCGTTTTCGGCGCCTGGTTCCCGTCCGAGCCGCTGCCGATGGCGGTGCAGGATGTGTCGATCATCTCGACCGAGGAATTCGCCCGGCTGAGCCAGCAGCGCGCCGCGCCAGTGGTGGCCGATACCGCCGGCGATCTGACCCAGCCCGAGCCGGAACCCGCACCGCAGGTCACGCCACCGCCGGAGCCGGAGCCCGAACCGCAGATCAGCCAGCCTGAGCCGGTGACCCCGCCCGAGCCTGACACCGAACTGGCCGAGCGCCCGGAGCCGCAGCCGGTTGAGCCGACACCGCCGGTGGCCGCGCCCGCGCCGCCCGACGTGCCGGACACGACCACGGTGACACCGCAGCTGGCCGAGCGCCCGCAGCTGCGCCCGCTGGACCGCGTCGCCCCGACCCCGGTGGCACCACCGGAGCCGGACACCCGGATTGATGATGTGGCCCAGCCAGAGGTCTCCGATGAGGTTGGTTCCGAGCCTGCCCAGGAGTCCCAGCAGGCCACGGCAGAGGCGGCGGCCAACGACCGGATCGTGACCGAGGAGGTCGAGGCGCAGACCGAACAGGTGGCCAGCGCTGCACCTGCGCAGTCACTGCGGCCCCGGACCCGGCCAGCGCGGCCGACGCGGCCGGAGCCAGTCGCACAGCCCGAACCGGAACCTGCCACGACTGAGCCGGTCGAGCCTGACCCCGTGCCGGATCGCTCTGATGCGGTGGAGGATGCGCTGGCCGCAGCCCTTGCCGGTGGTGGTGAGGTGGCAGCGCCGGAACCCTCGGGCCCGCCGCTGACCAGTGGCGAAAAGGATGCGCTGCGGGTGGCCGTGCAGCAATGCTGGAACGTCGGCTCGCTGTCATCGGAGGCGCTGCGCACTACCGTGGTGGTCTCGGTCGCGCTGACACCGGACGGCCGGCCCGAGGAGGGCAGTATTCGGATGCTTTCCAGCACCGGCGGATCGGGGGCTGCGGCCAATCAGGCCTTTGGCGCGGCGCGGCGGGCGATTCTGCGCTGCGGTGCGCGTGGTTTCCAACTTCCGTCTGACAAATATGCGCAATGGCGTAATATCGAAATGACCTTCAATCCCGAAAGGATGCGGATCAAATGAGGACATATCTGGCAACGCTCGTGATGGGCGCGACCCTGCTGGGGGCGGCGGTGATGGCACCGGTTTTGCCTGCGCAGGCACAGGATGGCCCGCTGAGGATCGAAATCACCGACGGGGTGATCGAACCCTTGCCCTATGCGGTGCCCGGCTTTGTGCCGGAAACCCCTGCCGCCGCCGAACTGGCGCGTGAGATTTCGCGGGTGATTGCCGCGGATCTGAGCGGCACCGGCCTGTTTCGTGAAGTCCCGGCCTCGGCCCATATCGCCAAGGTCACCGATTTCGATGCGGCGATCGGCTATGCCGACTGGAAAGCGGTGAATGCACAGGCGCTGATCACCGGCGCCCTCAGCGTGAACGGCAACCGGCTGACGGTGCGGTTCCGGGGCTATGACGTCTTTGCTGAAAAGGAGCTGGGCACCGGTCTGCAGTTTTCCGGCACCACCGACGGCTGGCGGCGTATGGCCCATAAGGTGGCGGATGTGATCTACAGCCGCATCACCGGCGAAAGCGGGTATTTCGACAGCCGGGTGGTGTTTGTTTCCGAAAGCGGGCCAAAGGACGACCGGCGCAAGCGGCTGGCGGTGATGGATTACGATGGCGCCAATGTGCAATATCTGACCAACAGCGCCTCCATCGTGCTGGCGCCGCGGTTCTCACCCACCGGCGACCGGGTGCTGTACACCAGCTACGAGAGCGGCTTTCCGCAGATCCATGTGCTGGATGTGGGCAGCGTGCAGCGTCGGGTGCTGTCGGCGGACAATGGCATCATGAGCTTTGCGCCGCGATTTGCGCCGGATGGGCGCACCGTGGTCTACTCGCAGTCGCAGGGCGGCAATACCGATATCTTCACCATGGATATCGACACCGGCACCCGGACCCGGCTGACCAGTGCGCCGTCGATCGAAACCGCCCCGTCGTTTTCCCCCGATGGCAGCCAGATCGTCTTTGAAAGCGACCGTTCCGGCGCGCCGCAGCTCTATGTGATGGCGGCAACCGGCGGCGAGGCCCGGCGGATCAGTTTTGGCGCGGGGCGCTACGGCACTCCGGTGTGGTCGCCGCGCGGTGACATGATCGCCTTTACCAAGCAGAACAAGGGCCGGTTCCATATCGGCGTGATGCGGACCGATGGCAGCGAGGAACGCCTGCTGACGGCCTCCTTCCTAGATGAGGGGCCGACCTGGTCCCCGAATGGCCGGGTGATCATGTTCACCCGTGAAACCCAAGGGGCCAGCGGCCGGGCGCTGCTCTATTCGGTGGATGTATCGGGGCGCAACCTGAAACCGGTCCGCACCCCCGATGGCGCGTCGGATCCGGCGTGGTCGCCCTTGCAGAACTGAAGTGTCGCGCGCCTGCCATAATGGTCCGGCGCGCGCCCTGTTAACAAAGACCAAAGTGGCAGCGGCATCGGGCCTGTGGTAAATCTGGTGCAACAATTGGAAATGGGACGAGGCGGATATCATGAGCGGTTTGACAAAAGCAGTGCTGGTGGCAGCGGCGTTGGGGCTGAGCGCCTGTACGGGCAACCCCTGGGATGATGCAGCCGGGGCCGGTGGGCCTGGTGCAGGGGCCGGGGCGGGCGCTGCGGGGCAGCTGGATCCCAGCAGCCCGGCCTACTTCCAGCAGACGGTCGGCGACCGGGTGCTGTTTGCGGTTGACCAGTCGACCCTGTCACCTGCCGCCCAGAGCGTTCTGCAGGGGCAGGCGCGCTGGCTGACGGCCAACCCGGATTATGTGGTCACAATCGAAGGCCACGCCGATGAGCAGGGCACCCGCGAATATAACCTTGCACTGGGTGCGCGCCGGGCCAATGCTGCCCGCGAATACCTGATTTCCCAAGGGGTTGCGGGCGGTCGTCTGCAGGTTGTCAGCTTTGGCAAGGAGCGTCCGCTGGAGATCTGCTCGAACGAGGCCTGCTACACCAAGAACCGTCGCGCGGTCACCGTGCTGGCGGGTGGCCTGACGGGGTAACTGACCATGCGACTGCGTCCTCTTGCGATTGCCGCCCTTGCGCTGACCCTGGCTGTGCCCCCGCTTGCCGTCCGGGCGCAGGATCAACAGACCCTTGCCGATATCCGGCAGGAACTCACCGTGCTGCACGTCGAAATCCAGCGGCTGAAGCGGGAAATGTCGACCACCGGCAGCCCGCAGACCAATGTCGCGGGCGACAGTGTGCTGGACCGCGTCAGCGCCATAGAGGCGGAGCTGCAGCGGCTGACCGCGCAGACCGAACAGCTCTCCTACCGGGTCGATCAGGTGGTGCAGGATGGCACCAACCGGATTGGTGACCTGGAGTTCCGTCTGGTGGAACTGGAAGGCGGCGATGTCTCGAAACTGGGGGAAACCAGCACGCTGGGCGGCGGTGAGCTGCCCGCAGCCGGGGCACCTGCGCTGCCCGCCACGCCGCCGGGCACTTCGGTCGATACGACGTCGGAGCTGGCGGTGGGCGAGCAGACGGATTTCGACGCCGCCAAGGCCGCGCTGGACAGCGGCGCCTATCAGGAGGCTGCGGAGAAATTCGCGGCGTTCACCCTGGCTTATCCCGGCAGCCCGCTGGCCGCAGCGGTGGAATACAATCGCGGCAAGGCGCTGGACGGGCTGGGTGACACCCGCGAGGCCGCGCGGGCCTATCTGGCGTCATTCTCCGGCAACTCCTCAGGAGAGACCGCGCCGAAGGCATTGTACGAACTGGGCGCGGCACTGGGGCGGCTGGGTCAGACCAGCCAGGCCTGCGTGACCCTGGCAGAGGTCGGCAGCCGCTTTCCCGGTGCAGCCGAAACCGCCGCAGCGGAGGCGGAACGCGCAAAACTGGCCTGCAATTGACGCGCAGGGACCGGGATATCCTCGCCATTGTGCAGGAGCAGTTCCGGTCTGCCTTGCCCACGCGGCTGGGCGTTGCGGTGTCAGGCGGCGGCGACTCGATGGCGCTGATGTATGCGCTGCATGAGTGTTTTGCCGATCTGGGCGTGGAAATCTGTGTCGCAACTGTTGATCACGGGCTGCGCGCGAGCTCGGGCGAGGAGGCGCAGATGGTGGCGGATGTGGCTGCCAAACTGGGTCTGGCGCATGATATCCTGCAATGGGTTGACCGGCCTTCTGCGCAGCAGGCGGGCAATCTTCAGGAGCAGGCCCGCAACGCGCGCTATACGCTGCTGACCGCATGGGCGCAGTTGAATGACATCCCGGTGGTTGCATTGGGGCATACGGCCGATGATCAGGCCGAAACGCTGCTGATGCGGCTGGGGCGGTCGTCGGGGGTGTCCGGTCTGGCTGCGATGCCGCGCAGCCGCGCGATCGAGGGGATCACCCTGCTGCGGCCGCTTCTGGAGGTGACGCGCGAAGAGCTGCGCGGCTACCTGCGGGAGCGGGGAGGGCAATGGGTTGAGGACCCCAGCAACGAGGATCTGCGTTTCGAGCGTGTGCGGGTGCGTCAGGCGATGGATGCGCTGGCGCCGCTGGGGCTGACCGTGCAGCGGCTGGCCGCCGTTGCCCGCAATATGGGCGCCGCCCGCGAAGCCCTGGACTGGTATACGTTCCTGGCCGCCCGCGACATGGCCGAGGTGCGCGATGGCGCGATTGTCATCGACCAGCGCCAGTTTCGCACGCTGCCGGACGAAATTGCCCACCGGCTGCTGGTGCGATCCGTGCAATGGGTCAGCGGGGCGGTGCATCCGCCACGGCGTGAGCCGATGGTGCAGGCCCGCGAGGCAGTGCGTCGTGGCGGATCCTTCACATTGGGGGGCTGCCGGATGATCACCCGCAAACAGCGCACATGGGTCTGCCGCGAATATAACCCGGTGGCCGATGAGATGACCCGGCCCGGTCGGCTCTGGGACGGGCGCTGGCGGGTTTTTGGCGGCGAGGTGAAGGACCATGAGGTGCGCGCCCTGGGCTCTGACGGCCTGCAGCACTGTCCCGACTGGCGCAGTGCCGAGGTTCCGGGCGAGGTGCTTCATGCCACGCCGGCCGTGTGGCGGGGGGGGGAGCTGGTTGCCGCCCCATTGGCAGGATTTGGCAACGGATGGTCCGCAGAACTGGTTCAGAACAGCGAAGAGTTCTTCACAGCTCTTTTATCGCATTGAACCTCACTGAAGTATCCCTATTTTAGAGGCAACGAAGGCGGCCTGCCAGGTGCGCCTCGCATTTTGGGAGACTTTCCTTGGGCAACGTACGCAATATCGCCTTTTGGGTTGTTCTGTTTGTGCTCGTCTTGGCGCTGTTCAACTTGTTCAGTGGTTCGGGCAGCACGATGCAGAGCCGAGAGAAGACTTTTTCTGATTTTGTCAGCGCGGTTGAAAACGGCAATGTCAGCACCGTGACGCTGGATGGTGAACAGGTTCGCTACACCACGTCGGACGGGCAGAATTTCATGACCATCAAACCCGGCGACGCCGAGGTGACCGCCCTGTTGATCGACAACAACATTCCGGTCCGCGCCGAGAAGCAGCAGCAGTCCGGGTTCCAGTCGTTCCTGCTGACCCTGCTGCCCTTCCTGCTGCTGATCGGTGTCTGGATCTATTTCATGAACCGGATGCAGGGCGGCGGCAAAGGCGGCGCCATGGGCTTTGGCAAGTCGAAGGCGAAGATGCTGACCGAGAAGCATGGCCGCGTTACCTTTGACGACGTGGCTGGCATCGACGAGGCCAAGGAAGAGCTGGAAGAGATCGTTGAGTTCCTGCGCAACCCGCAGAAATTCTCGCGCCTCGGCGGCAAGATCCCTAAGGGCGCCCTGCTGGTGGGCCCTCCGGGTACCGGTAAGACGCTGCTGGCGCGTGCGATTGCAGGCGAGGCGGGCGTGCCGTTCTTCACCATCTCCGGTTCCGACTTTGTTGAGATGTTTGTCGGTGTCGGTGCCTCCCGTGTGCGCGACATGTTCGAACAGGCGAAGAAAAACGCGCCCTGTATCGTGTTCATCGACGAAATCGACGCCGTCGGTCGCCATCGTGGCGCCGGCTATGGCGGCGGCAATGATGAGCGTGAACAGACGCTGAACCAG includes:
- the tolQ gene encoding protein TolQ, producing MEAETLALAQEIDFSMWGLFARATLTVKLVMLMLVVASVWSWAIILQKLINYRLARREAAEFDRAFWSGEPLDGLFDQIGPQPKGQSQRIFAAGMTEWRRSHRTDGALIAGAQARIERSMDVAIAKESEHVQSGLSILATVGSTAPFVGLFGTVWGIMTAFIEIAEQQNTNLAVVAPGIAEALMATGLGLLAAIPAVIFYNKLSADSDRIIGSYEAFADEFSTILSRQLDS
- the tolR gene encoding protein TolR, which gives rise to MGASVQPNAANGRRRGRRRSRARPMAEINVTPFVDVMLVLLIIFMVAAPLMTVGVPVELPKTAAGALPGDEEEPLTVTMTAGGEIQIQTTAVAPDELIAKLRAIAAERTSDQVFLRADGAIPYEAVMQVMGALNAGGFSSVGLVTDVGGPTLDGRAVEDSGQ
- a CDS encoding energy transducer TonB, which translates into the protein MQTGTKISVAGHALLAGWVVFGAWFPSEPLPMAVQDVSIISTEEFARLSQQRAAPVVADTAGDLTQPEPEPAPQVTPPPEPEPEPQISQPEPVTPPEPDTELAERPEPQPVEPTPPVAAPAPPDVPDTTTVTPQLAERPQLRPLDRVAPTPVAPPEPDTRIDDVAQPEVSDEVGSEPAQESQQATAEAAANDRIVTEEVEAQTEQVASAAPAQSLRPRTRPARPTRPEPVAQPEPEPATTEPVEPDPVPDRSDAVEDALAAALAGGGEVAAPEPSGPPLTSGEKDALRVAVQQCWNVGSLSSEALRTTVVVSVALTPDGRPEEGSIRMLSSTGGSGAAANQAFGAARRAILRCGARGFQLPSDKYAQWRNIEMTFNPERMRIK
- the tolB gene encoding Tol-Pal system beta propeller repeat protein TolB, whose product is MRTYLATLVMGATLLGAAVMAPVLPAQAQDGPLRIEITDGVIEPLPYAVPGFVPETPAAAELAREISRVIAADLSGTGLFREVPASAHIAKVTDFDAAIGYADWKAVNAQALITGALSVNGNRLTVRFRGYDVFAEKELGTGLQFSGTTDGWRRMAHKVADVIYSRITGESGYFDSRVVFVSESGPKDDRRKRLAVMDYDGANVQYLTNSASIVLAPRFSPTGDRVLYTSYESGFPQIHVLDVGSVQRRVLSADNGIMSFAPRFAPDGRTVVYSQSQGGNTDIFTMDIDTGTRTRLTSAPSIETAPSFSPDGSQIVFESDRSGAPQLYVMAATGGEARRISFGAGRYGTPVWSPRGDMIAFTKQNKGRFHIGVMRTDGSEERLLTASFLDEGPTWSPNGRVIMFTRETQGASGRALLYSVDVSGRNLKPVRTPDGASDPAWSPLQN
- the pal gene encoding peptidoglycan-associated lipoprotein Pal — translated: MSGLTKAVLVAAALGLSACTGNPWDDAAGAGGPGAGAGAGAAGQLDPSSPAYFQQTVGDRVLFAVDQSTLSPAAQSVLQGQARWLTANPDYVVTIEGHADEQGTREYNLALGARRANAAREYLISQGVAGGRLQVVSFGKERPLEICSNEACYTKNRRAVTVLAGGLTG
- the ybgF gene encoding tol-pal system protein YbgF encodes the protein MRLRPLAIAALALTLAVPPLAVRAQDQQTLADIRQELTVLHVEIQRLKREMSTTGSPQTNVAGDSVLDRVSAIEAELQRLTAQTEQLSYRVDQVVQDGTNRIGDLEFRLVELEGGDVSKLGETSTLGGGELPAAGAPALPATPPGTSVDTTSELAVGEQTDFDAAKAALDSGAYQEAAEKFAAFTLAYPGSPLAAAVEYNRGKALDGLGDTREAARAYLASFSGNSSGETAPKALYELGAALGRLGQTSQACVTLAEVGSRFPGAAETAAAEAERAKLACN
- the tilS gene encoding tRNA lysidine(34) synthetase TilS gives rise to the protein MPTRLGVAVSGGGDSMALMYALHECFADLGVEICVATVDHGLRASSGEEAQMVADVAAKLGLAHDILQWVDRPSAQQAGNLQEQARNARYTLLTAWAQLNDIPVVALGHTADDQAETLLMRLGRSSGVSGLAAMPRSRAIEGITLLRPLLEVTREELRGYLRERGGQWVEDPSNEDLRFERVRVRQAMDALAPLGLTVQRLAAVARNMGAAREALDWYTFLAARDMAEVRDGAIVIDQRQFRTLPDEIAHRLLVRSVQWVSGAVHPPRREPMVQAREAVRRGGSFTLGGCRMITRKQRTWVCREYNPVADEMTRPGRLWDGRWRVFGGEVKDHEVRALGSDGLQHCPDWRSAEVPGEVLHATPAVWRGGELVAAPLAGFGNGWSAELVQNSEEFFTALLSH